Proteins encoded within one genomic window of Novosphingobium sp. EMRT-2:
- a CDS encoding efflux RND transporter permease subunit gives MRFSRFFIDRPIFAAVIAVIISVVGALAFIGLPVSQYPDIVPPTVTVAAQYPGASAETVAQTVAAPIEQEINGVDNMLYMSSQSTGDGKVTITVTFKIGTDLDAAQVLVQNRVAVATPRLPEEVQRLGVVTRKTTPNFLMVVNLQSPDGTFDRDYLSNYALTQVRDRLARLDGVGDVQLFGARDYAMRVWIDPGRAAELNLTAGEIVAALRAQNVQVSSGAIGQPPYNRGEAFQIGVEMQGRLTDPQQFGDVVIRSDADGHQVRVRDVARVELGAQDYGINTYLSNKPTVVVAVMQRPGSNALDAANKVKAEMDTLSKQFPKGLEYSVIYNPTEFISQSIDAVYHTLFEAVILVVIVILVFLQNWRAAVIPIIAIPVSLIGTATMLAAVGYSLNSLSLFGLVLAIGIVVDDAIVVVENVERNIEHGMSPLEAARTSMDEVAAALVAIVLVLCAVFVPTLFITGISGAFYQQFAVTISTATVISLLLSLTLSPAAAALLLRPKHGSAAEDPTAPRWKRVLAQAGDRFNAGFDRLSDRYGRLTRWLLARRKKVLATYAALIVATIGLFWATPGGFIPAQDQGYFLAVVQLPPGASLERTDAVTREVAAKILPIKGLRGAVMFAGFHGPSQTSAPNSAAIYFPFKSFAERGAEGVTYAGIMEQAGKAVEGYDKARILLVPPPVIQGIGAAGGYRYMLQDREGRGYDALNKVAGDVIAKANQTPGLSQVYTLFDVGTPRVFADVDRRKADLLGVPPERVFEAMQVYLGSAFVNDFNLLGRTYRVTAQADADHRGSVADIANLKTRSNSGQMVPIGSVSTFRDKTGPYRVVRYNLMPAVEIDGSTAPGYSTGQSLTTMEALAASTVPAGYGGEWTDIAYQQKTAGNTAGVVFAMAVFFVFLVLAAQYESLTLPLAIILIVPMCLFAAMLGVNLRGMDNNILTQIGLVVLIALAAKNAILVVEFAKQAEEERGLSPVEAAVHAARARLRPILMTSFAFILGAVPLVVASRAGAELRQALGTAVFFGMTGVTAFGLLFTPTFYVVCRGLGERLGRGRRAAAAYAPQPAE, from the coding sequence ATGCGTTTCTCGCGCTTCTTCATCGACCGGCCGATCTTCGCGGCGGTGATCGCGGTGATCATCTCGGTCGTCGGCGCGCTGGCTTTCATCGGCCTGCCCGTCAGCCAGTATCCCGACATCGTGCCGCCGACGGTCACCGTCGCGGCGCAGTACCCCGGCGCCTCCGCCGAAACCGTTGCTCAGACCGTGGCCGCGCCGATCGAGCAGGAAATCAACGGCGTCGACAACATGCTCTACATGAGCAGCCAGTCGACCGGCGACGGCAAGGTGACGATTACCGTAACCTTCAAGATCGGCACCGATCTCGATGCCGCGCAGGTGCTCGTACAGAACCGCGTTGCCGTGGCAACGCCGCGCCTGCCCGAGGAAGTGCAGCGGCTGGGCGTGGTGACGCGCAAGACCACGCCGAACTTCCTGATGGTCGTCAACCTCCAGTCGCCCGACGGCACGTTCGACCGTGATTACCTGTCGAACTACGCGCTGACGCAGGTGCGTGACCGGCTGGCCCGGTTGGATGGCGTGGGCGACGTGCAGCTCTTCGGTGCGCGCGACTATGCCATGCGCGTCTGGATCGATCCCGGCCGCGCCGCCGAACTCAACCTGACGGCGGGCGAGATCGTGGCGGCGCTGCGCGCGCAGAACGTGCAGGTCTCTTCCGGCGCGATCGGGCAGCCGCCCTACAACCGCGGCGAAGCCTTCCAGATCGGCGTGGAGATGCAGGGCCGACTGACCGACCCGCAGCAGTTCGGCGATGTCGTCATCCGCAGCGACGCCGATGGCCATCAGGTCCGCGTGCGCGATGTGGCGCGCGTGGAACTCGGCGCGCAGGACTACGGCATCAACACCTACCTGTCGAACAAGCCCACCGTGGTCGTGGCGGTAATGCAGCGCCCGGGTTCCAATGCACTGGATGCCGCCAACAAGGTCAAGGCGGAGATGGACACGCTGTCCAAGCAGTTCCCCAAGGGGCTGGAATACAGTGTGATCTACAACCCCACCGAGTTCATCAGCCAGTCGATCGACGCGGTCTATCACACGCTGTTCGAAGCGGTGATCCTCGTCGTCATCGTCATCCTGGTGTTCCTGCAGAACTGGCGCGCGGCGGTCATCCCGATCATCGCCATCCCGGTCTCGCTGATCGGCACGGCGACGATGCTGGCGGCGGTTGGCTATTCGCTCAATTCGCTCTCGCTGTTCGGGCTTGTTCTGGCGATCGGCATCGTCGTCGACGATGCCATCGTCGTGGTCGAGAACGTCGAGCGCAACATTGAGCACGGCATGAGTCCGCTGGAGGCCGCGCGCACCTCGATGGATGAGGTTGCGGCCGCGCTGGTCGCGATCGTGCTGGTGCTGTGCGCCGTGTTCGTGCCGACGCTGTTCATCACCGGCATTTCGGGCGCGTTCTACCAGCAGTTCGCCGTGACGATCTCTACCGCGACGGTGATCTCGCTGCTGCTGTCGCTGACGCTGTCACCGGCCGCCGCCGCGCTGCTGCTGCGCCCCAAGCACGGGTCTGCCGCCGAGGATCCCACCGCACCGCGTTGGAAGCGCGTGCTGGCGCAAGCCGGCGATCGCTTCAACGCCGGCTTCGATCGCCTGTCCGACCGCTATGGCCGCCTCACGCGCTGGCTGCTGGCCCGCCGCAAGAAGGTGCTCGCGACCTATGCCGCGCTGATCGTCGCCACGATCGGCCTGTTCTGGGCGACGCCCGGCGGGTTCATTCCGGCGCAGGATCAGGGCTACTTCCTGGCCGTGGTGCAACTGCCCCCCGGAGCCTCGCTGGAGCGCACCGACGCGGTGACGCGCGAAGTCGCGGCCAAGATCCTGCCGATCAAGGGCTTGCGCGGCGCGGTGATGTTCGCCGGCTTCCACGGCCCGTCGCAGACGTCGGCGCCCAATTCGGCCGCGATCTACTTCCCGTTCAAGAGCTTTGCCGAACGCGGCGCGGAAGGCGTGACTTATGCCGGGATCATGGAGCAGGCGGGCAAGGCCGTTGAAGGCTATGACAAGGCGCGCATCCTGCTGGTGCCACCGCCGGTCATCCAAGGCATCGGTGCGGCCGGCGGTTATCGCTACATGCTGCAGGATCGCGAAGGCCGGGGCTACGACGCGCTGAACAAGGTGGCGGGTGACGTTATCGCCAAGGCCAATCAGACGCCCGGCCTCAGCCAGGTCTATACGCTGTTCGATGTCGGTACCCCGCGCGTGTTCGCGGATGTCGACCGTCGCAAGGCCGATCTGCTGGGCGTGCCGCCCGAACGCGTGTTCGAAGCGATGCAGGTTTATCTCGGCTCCGCATTCGTCAACGATTTCAACCTTCTGGGGCGGACTTATCGCGTAACGGCTCAGGCCGATGCCGACCATCGCGGTTCGGTGGCGGACATCGCCAACCTCAAGACCCGCTCGAACTCCGGGCAGATGGTGCCGATCGGATCGGTCTCCACCTTCCGCGACAAGACCGGACCCTATCGCGTGGTCCGCTACAACCTGATGCCGGCGGTCGAAATCGACGGCAGCACCGCGCCGGGCTATTCGACCGGGCAATCGCTGACGACGATGGAAGCGCTTGCCGCATCGACCGTGCCCGCCGGCTATGGCGGCGAATGGACCGACATCGCCTATCAGCAGAAGACCGCCGGAAACACCGCCGGCGTGGTCTTCGCCATGGCCGTGTTCTTCGTCTTCCTCGTGCTCGCGGCCCAGTATGAAAGTCTGACGCTGCCGCTGGCTATCATCCTGATCGTGCCGATGTGCCTGTTCGCAGCGATGCTGGGCGTAAACCTGCGGGGGATGGACAACAACATCCTGACTCAGATCGGCCTTGTCGTGCTGATCGCCCTGGCCGCCAAGAACGCGATCCTGGTGGTCGAATTCGCCAAGCAGGCGGAAGAGGAACGCGGCCTTTCACCCGTGGAAGCGGCGGTCCATGCCGCCCGCGCGCGGCTGCGCCCGATCCTGATGACCAGCTTCGCCTTCATCCTCGGTGCGGTGCCGCTGGTGGTGGCGAGCAGGGCAGGGGCGGAACTGCGGCAGGCACTGGGCACGGCGGTGTTCTTCGGCATGACCGGCGTCACCGCGTTCGGCCTGCTGTTCACGCCTACTTTCTACGTGGTCTGCCGGGGCCTGGGCGAACGCCTGGGCCGTGGCCGCCGCGCCGCGGCCGCCTATGCGCCGCAGCCGGCCGAATAA